The following are encoded together in the Streptomyces rapamycinicus NRRL 5491 genome:
- a CDS encoding MbtH family protein has translation MDDTARYQVLRNDEDQYSLWPADLEVPEGWHAVGKEGTKDECSAYVDEVWTDMRPRSLRERMDNAAS, from the coding sequence ATGGACGACACCGCCCGCTACCAGGTGCTGCGCAACGACGAGGACCAGTACTCGCTGTGGCCCGCCGACCTCGAGGTGCCCGAGGGCTGGCACGCCGTCGGCAAGGAGGGCACCAAGGACGAGTGCTCCGCGTACGTCGACGAGGTGTGGACCGACATGCGGCCGCGCAGCCTGCGCGAACGCATGGACAACGCGGCCTCCTGA
- a CDS encoding ferredoxin: MTWKAEVDGGRCMASGMCAGIAPDLFALDEDHARPRREEVPEEERVLDAADSCPALAITIRDGTTTVGPRP, encoded by the coding sequence ATGACCTGGAAGGCGGAGGTCGACGGCGGCCGGTGCATGGCGTCCGGGATGTGCGCCGGTATCGCCCCCGACCTGTTCGCCCTCGACGAGGACCACGCCAGGCCTCGACGCGAGGAGGTCCCGGAGGAGGAGCGGGTGCTGGACGCGGCGGACTCCTGTCCCGCGCTGGCGATCACCATCCGCGACGGCACCACGACCGTCGGACCGCGTCCCTGA
- a CDS encoding MFS transporter encodes MTAAPPVSPPVPLSHNRDYRLLWGSQALSEFGFHTALIAFPLLVLALTGSGAASGLVMGTIAAAQMVAGLPAGVLVDRYDRKAIMLGCEAAQAVSAISLVAAVWAGAATVWHMVVVAAVFGASAALFEPAESASLPALVADEHLPTAVAMNTARASMGQLAGTATGGFLFAVGRFVPFLVDAVTHTLSFFALLFVRLPRRERSADGVGPLGREALAGLRWVWRERRIRVTVVCAVVLNLFFSAFYLVVIVLAESRGVPSGEVGVMAAMLGVGGVAGALLAPALHRRLGPYGGIIAVFWALAVLAPVTVLMDSGYLIGVLFALMALFPPTANTAIMTDQLLRTPDELRGRLTSTLVLACGAAGAAGPALGGSLAQALPGDRAILLCSAGMAAAAVLATVSPTLRTLSRRHESGRPAG; translated from the coding sequence ATGACCGCCGCCCCGCCGGTGTCGCCGCCGGTTCCGCTGTCCCACAACCGGGACTACCGGCTGCTGTGGGGCAGTCAGGCGCTCTCGGAGTTCGGCTTCCACACGGCGCTGATCGCGTTTCCGCTGCTGGTCCTCGCGCTCACCGGATCGGGCGCCGCCTCCGGTCTGGTCATGGGCACCATCGCCGCCGCGCAGATGGTGGCCGGGCTCCCGGCGGGCGTCCTGGTGGACCGCTACGACCGCAAGGCCATCATGCTGGGCTGCGAGGCGGCCCAGGCGGTCTCCGCCATCAGCCTGGTGGCCGCCGTGTGGGCGGGCGCGGCCACCGTGTGGCACATGGTCGTGGTGGCGGCGGTGTTCGGGGCGAGCGCGGCGCTCTTCGAACCGGCCGAGAGCGCGTCGCTGCCCGCCCTGGTGGCGGACGAGCATCTGCCCACGGCGGTGGCGATGAACACGGCACGGGCCTCGATGGGGCAGCTGGCGGGCACCGCCACCGGCGGGTTCCTGTTCGCCGTGGGGCGGTTCGTGCCCTTCCTGGTGGACGCCGTGACACATACGCTCTCCTTCTTCGCGCTGCTCTTCGTCCGGCTGCCCCGGCGCGAGCGGTCCGCTGACGGGGTGGGCCCGCTGGGCCGGGAGGCCCTGGCCGGGCTGCGGTGGGTGTGGCGGGAGCGCCGGATCCGGGTCACGGTGGTGTGCGCGGTGGTGCTCAACCTGTTCTTCAGCGCCTTCTACCTCGTCGTCATCGTGCTCGCCGAATCCCGGGGGGTGCCCTCCGGGGAGGTCGGCGTGATGGCGGCCATGCTCGGGGTGGGCGGGGTGGCGGGCGCGCTGCTGGCGCCCGCACTGCACCGGCGACTCGGCCCGTACGGCGGCATCATCGCGGTGTTCTGGGCCCTGGCCGTGCTCGCCCCGGTCACCGTGCTGATGGACAGCGGCTATCTCATCGGGGTGCTGTTCGCCCTGATGGCGCTGTTCCCGCCGACGGCGAACACCGCCATCATGACCGACCAACTGCTGCGCACCCCGGACGAGCTGCGCGGCAGGCTCACCAGCACACTCGTCCTGGCCTGCGGTGCCGCGGGCGCGGCAGGCCCCGCGCTGGGCGGATCGCTCGCCCAGGCCCTGCCGGGCGACCGGGCCATCCTGCTCTGCTCGGCGGGGATGGCCGCCGCGGCCGTCCTGGCCACCGTCAGCCCGACCCTGCGCACGCTGTCCCGCCGCCATGAGTCCGGACGGCCGGCCGGCTGA
- a CDS encoding SAM-dependent methyltransferase, whose amino-acid sequence MTAQGVASQTGSGPEPPNTPLNQGRPHSARMYDYFLGGKDNYVADREAAAKVLTLWPGVMIAARTNRAWMHRAIRFLADERGIRQFLDIGTGIPTRPNLHEVAQGIAPESRVVYVDNDPIVLAHAQALLKSRPEGRTAYVHGDITEPEAILASPDLTEVLDLSQPVALSLVSLLHFVPDEWGPYDLVQRLVDALAPGSFLVLSHITPDFDPEATQKTVQVYHSGGIQGKIRTRDEVERFFTGLELVEPGLEVPHRWRADLAERDSHVETGDVTDAEVSFWAGVAHKS is encoded by the coding sequence GTGACCGCGCAAGGGGTAGCATCCCAGACCGGAAGCGGGCCGGAGCCCCCCAACACCCCCCTCAACCAGGGGCGACCGCACAGCGCCCGGATGTACGACTACTTCCTGGGCGGCAAGGACAACTACGTCGCCGACCGTGAGGCCGCGGCCAAGGTGCTCACCCTGTGGCCGGGTGTCATGATCGCCGCGCGGACCAACCGGGCCTGGATGCACCGCGCGATCCGGTTCCTCGCCGACGAGCGGGGCATCCGCCAGTTCCTCGACATCGGCACCGGCATTCCCACCCGGCCGAATCTGCACGAGGTCGCCCAGGGGATCGCCCCGGAGTCCCGCGTCGTCTACGTGGACAACGACCCCATCGTCCTCGCCCACGCCCAGGCCCTGCTCAAGAGCCGCCCCGAGGGCCGTACCGCCTATGTGCACGGGGACATCACCGAGCCCGAGGCCATCCTCGCCTCGCCCGACCTCACCGAGGTGCTGGACCTGTCCCAGCCGGTCGCGCTGAGCCTGGTCTCGCTCCTGCACTTCGTCCCCGACGAGTGGGGCCCGTACGACCTGGTCCAGCGGCTGGTCGACGCGCTCGCCCCCGGCTCCTTCCTGGTACTGAGCCACATCACCCCGGACTTCGACCCCGAGGCCACCCAGAAGACCGTGCAGGTCTACCACAGCGGCGGCATCCAGGGGAAAATCCGCACCAGGGACGAGGTGGAGCGCTTCTTCACCGGTCTGGAGCTGGTCGAACCGGGCCTGGAGGTGCCGCACCGCTGGCGGGCCGACCTGGCCGAAAGGGACTCCCATGTGGAGACCGGCGATGTGACCGACGCGGAGGTGTCCTTCTGGGCGGGCGTCGCGCACAAGTCCTGA